TCGAAGAACAACTCCACCGGGGTGACCTCGTAGCGGCGCGGATCCCGGGCCAGGGAACCCCGGTCACTCGACACCATTGCGTGGCTCCTCTGTACCTCGCTCCTTCCGGGATACGGCCCACCAGGCACACTCACCGTAACCAGAACACCACCCCCGATGTGACGGTGCTCGCGGAACCGGCGCCCGGCCGACCATCCGGGGGTCGGATCCCGGTTTCGCCGCCGGGACGCGGTCCGGCGTGGTTCCGTTTACTTCCCGCCCCTGCTGCGCCTCGGGAGGAGTGGCGTGACGACCGCGAAGCCGCGGCCGACTCCGGCCGATCCGATGCCCGCCGAGCGGGCCGAGCCGGGTGACGTGGCCGGCGTCCCGCGTGACCTGCCGCCGGAGTTGGGTCCGGACGCGGTGAGCATCATGGAGGCGTCCACCTTCATGCTCTCCAACGCCCTCGGCGACGTGCCGCCGCACTCGATCGGCGGCCTGGTCCACGACGACACCCGGCATCTCAGCTGTTGGCGACTGACGGTCAACGACACCAGTCCGCTGCTGCTGGGCGCCTCGGTCGTCGACCACTACTCCGCCGCGTTCTTCCTGGCGGTCCCCGAACTGCCGGGTATCCCGGCGAACGCCATCGGGATACGCCGGCAGCGGTTCGTCGGTGACGGGCTGCACGAACGCATCGAGTTGCACAGCTTCGCCCGGGAGCCGAAGCAGCTCCGGCTCCGGCTGGTTGCCGGAGCCGACTTCGCGGACCTGTTCGAGATCAAGAGTGAGATCAGCGACCGGTCGCACCGCATCACCCGTACGCACGCCTCCGACGGATCGCAGCTCACCTTCACCTACTCGACCGACCACTTCCACGCGGAGACCAGGGTGTGCGCGTGGCCCTTCGCCAGCCGGGTGGACGGGGACGGCCTGGTCTGGGACGTGACGCTGCTGCCCGGCCGCCGCTGGTCGTGCGAGCTGACCGTCCCCCTGGGGCGGGGCATCGCGAACCTGATGCCCCGCCGCCGTGACTTCGGTGAGGTCTTCGACGGCGACCAGGACGACCCGACAGGTCGGTGGCGTGCCGTCGCACCGGTCCTGCGGGCGGACTCCGACCGCCTACGCGCCATCTTCGAGCAGTCGATCCGGGATCTGATCGCGCTGCGGATCGAGAAGTGCATCAACGGTGAGCGGGTGATGCTGCCCGCCGCGGGCCTGCCCTGGTTCCTCACCGTCTTCGGCCGGGACACCTTGATCACCGCGTACCAGACGCTGAGCTTCGCACCGCAGCTCGCCCATGGCGCACTCATCGCGCTCGCGTCGCACCAGGGCACCACGGTGGACGACTTCCGGGACGAGGAACCCGGGAAGATCCTGCACGAGTACCGCGTCGGGGAACTGACCGTCACCGGTCAACGGCCGCACAACCCGTACTTCGGTGCCGCCGACTCCACCCAGCTCTGGCTGATCGTGCTGTCGGAGTACTGGCGGTGGACCGGCGACGACGAGCTGGTCCACCACCTGCGGGAGCAGGCGTACGCGGCCCTGCGGTGGATCGACCGGTACGGCGACCGGGACGGCGACGGGTACGTCGAGTACGCCACCCGCTCGCTGCACGGCCTGGGCAACCAGTGTTGGCGCGACTCATGGGACGGCATCCAGTTCGCCGACGGCGAGATCCCCTACCTGCCGATCGCCACCTGTGAGACGCAGGGCTACACCTACGATGCGAAGCTGCGCATGGCGGAGCTGGCCGACGGTCCGCTCGGCGATCCGGAGCTGGCCCGCCGGCTGCGCGCCGAGGCCGCCGAGCTGTACGAGCGGTTCAACCGGGACTTCTGGCTCGACGACCGGGGCGGCTTCTACGCGATCGGCCTCGACGGGGACAAGCAGCGCATCGACTCGATGACCTCGAACATGGGTCAGCTGCTGTGGAGCGGCATCGTGCCGCCCGAGCGCGCCCGACGGGTCGCCGACCACCTGATGTCCCCGCACCTGTTCTCCGGGTGGGGGGTCCGGACGACCGCCACATCCGAGCG
This is a stretch of genomic DNA from Micromonospora sp. WMMD1082. It encodes these proteins:
- a CDS encoding glycogen debranching N-terminal domain-containing protein — encoded protein: MTTAKPRPTPADPMPAERAEPGDVAGVPRDLPPELGPDAVSIMEASTFMLSNALGDVPPHSIGGLVHDDTRHLSCWRLTVNDTSPLLLGASVVDHYSAAFFLAVPELPGIPANAIGIRRQRFVGDGLHERIELHSFAREPKQLRLRLVAGADFADLFEIKSEISDRSHRITRTHASDGSQLTFTYSTDHFHAETRVCAWPFASRVDGDGLVWDVTLLPGRRWSCELTVPLGRGIANLMPRRRDFGEVFDGDQDDPTGRWRAVAPVLRADSDRLRAIFEQSIRDLIALRIEKCINGERVMLPAAGLPWFLTVFGRDTLITAYQTLSFAPQLAHGALIALASHQGTTVDDFRDEEPGKILHEYRVGELTVTGQRPHNPYFGAADSTQLWLIVLSEYWRWTGDDELVHHLREQAYAALRWIDRYGDRDGDGYVEYATRSLHGLGNQCWRDSWDGIQFADGEIPYLPIATCETQGYTYDAKLRMAELADGPLGDPELARRLRAEAAELYERFNRDFWLDDRGGFYAIGLDGDKQRIDSMTSNMGQLLWSGIVPPERARRVADHLMSPHLFSGWGVRTTATSERGYNPIGYHMGTVWPHDNSLIAHGLARYGFRAEANRIIVAMLEAAGFTDNRLPEAISGYDRTFGRTPVPYPTACNPQAWSSAAPLLFLRTMLGLDARDGELRTAPDIPAEFGRLHLRGTNAFGQRWDIDAAGTHATVRPS